Genomic DNA from Desulfurivibrio alkaliphilus AHT 2:
AAACATCGACATCGGCGGCCCCACCATGCTTCGCTCGTCGGCCAAGAACTTCCGTGACGTTACGGTGATCGTCGACCCGGCCGACTACCCCCAGGTGCTGGCCGAACTGAAAGAGCACGGCAATACCACCCTGAAAACCCGTTTCCGCCTGGCGGTCAAGGTCTTTGAGCTTACCGGCTGCTACGATACCGCCATTACCACCTGGCTCAAGCAGGTGGACGCGGACAACGAACCCTCGCTGCAGGAGTAAGGTGACCATGAATCTGGCGGTTTTGTTGTCCGGCTCCGGTCGGACTCTGGACAACTTTCAGCAGCAGATCAGCGAAGGTCGGATGGCCGGCAAGATCCAGGTGGTGGTGGCCAATACCGCCGACGCCCTGGGGCTGGAAAAGGCCCGTAATTACGGCATCCCGGCCTTCCACGGGGAGAATAACGAGGCGATTAACCGTATTTTGGCCGATTACCCCGTCGACCTGGTGCTGCTGGCCGGTTTCCTCAAGCTCTACACCCCGCCGGAGCATTTGCGCCGGTCGGTGCTCAATATTCACCCTTCGCTGATCCCTTCCTTTTGCGGCGACGGCATGTACGGCATGCGGGTGCATCGGGCGGTGAAGGCCCGGGGGGTGAAGGTCAGCGGTTGCACGGTCCATTTTGCCAACGAGGTGTACGACGAGGGGCCCATCGTGGTGCAGCGCTGCGTGGCCCTGGAAGATGGCGACAGCCCGGAGGACATCGCCGCCCGGGTCTTTGCCGCCGAATGCCAGGCCTACCCCGAGGCGGTGAACCTGGTGGCGGCAAGAGGGGTGGAGGCGTTCTGGCTTTAGCGGTTTCACCAATTTAAAAGAGGCACAAAATGCAAAAAGTCAAAACCAGGCTACTGGACGGCGACGATATCGACCGCACCCTTTCCCGCATGTCCATGCAGATTGTCGAGCATAACCATGGGGTGGAAAACCTGGCCATTATCGGTATTTACACCGGCGGGGTGTACCTGGCCCAGCGCATCCAGGCCCTGATCCAGGAACAGTTCGGGATCAGCCTGCCCGCCGGCAGTCTGGATATCACCCTCTACCGCGACGACTGGAGCCTGGCGGCGCAGAATCCGGTGGTGAAAAAGACCGCCATCGATTTTTCGCTGCAGGACAAGGTGGTGGTGCTGGTGGATGATGTGGTGTTCACCGGCCGCACCATCCGGGCGGCCCTGGACGCCATCATGGACCTGGGCCGGCCCCGTTGCATTCAACTGGCGTCCCTGGTTGATCGCGGCGGGCGGGAGTTGCCCATCCAGGCCGATTTTGTCGGCCTGGATGTTCAGGTGGGGCTGGGCGAACATGTCCATGTCCTGTTGCGGGAACATGACGGCGTGGACGAGGTGGTACTGGTGCGCCAGGGGTAAACGATGAGTGCCGGGGAAGAACAAAGCGCCCTGCAGATGGTGCTGAAGCGGGTGGAGGAAAAGCAGCGCAGCTACCGGCGCTATAACTTTTCCGAGGCCCAGAATGCCGTGTTGCGGACATTTTTCGACCTGGCCCAGGAATATGATTCCATGGAAGACTTTTACCGGGTCTGCGTGGCCGTGCCCCGGGTCATGCTCGGCTTGAAAGCCCGCCTCTATCTGCTCAATGAGCGCCGGAACACCCTGCAACTGATTTGCGACAGCGAGAGTGGGCTGGTAACTCCGCCGGAGCCGGTGGCGACGACTGATCTTAGTTGCCGTACCCGGGCCAAGGATGATTCCCTGCATGTCCCTATTCAACGCAAACCATCGCCCTATGACAGCAGCACCGAAGAGCGTTCCGTGGCCGATCTGGTTTTGGGCCGGCTGGAGATTGCCGGCGGGGCGGCAATGG
This window encodes:
- the pyrR gene encoding bifunctional pyr operon transcriptional regulator/uracil phosphoribosyltransferase PyrR; this encodes MQKVKTRLLDGDDIDRTLSRMSMQIVEHNHGVENLAIIGIYTGGVYLAQRIQALIQEQFGISLPAGSLDITLYRDDWSLAAQNPVVKKTAIDFSLQDKVVVLVDDVVFTGRTIRAALDAIMDLGRPRCIQLASLVDRGGRELPIQADFVGLDVQVGLGEHVHVLLREHDGVDEVVLVRQG
- a CDS encoding phosphoribosylglycinamide formyltransferase, which codes for MNLAVLLSGSGRTLDNFQQQISEGRMAGKIQVVVANTADALGLEKARNYGIPAFHGENNEAINRILADYPVDLVLLAGFLKLYTPPEHLRRSVLNIHPSLIPSFCGDGMYGMRVHRAVKARGVKVSGCTVHFANEVYDEGPIVVQRCVALEDGDSPEDIAARVFAAECQAYPEAVNLVAARGVEAFWL